In one Bordetella pertussis 18323 genomic region, the following are encoded:
- a CDS encoding cupin domain-containing protein — MLVNADFSLRATVSPRQYQWVASPQPGVERVMLDRWGGEKGRATSIVRYAPGACFPRHEHPGGEEILVLAGSFSEEGGRYPAGWYLRNPPGSSHAPYSAEGAVIFVKLRHMRPDDSRRVRVDSRDAAGWRVEDGRAACVLVSDRDEQVSMVRLPPGAGVFADAVEGAEMLVLEGGLAEGAREHGQGTWIRLPAGCHAGFCAARDGALVYLRTGPWAGQAVDQGQAC, encoded by the coding sequence ATGTTGGTCAATGCAGACTTCTCCTTGCGCGCGACGGTGTCTCCCCGGCAGTACCAGTGGGTGGCTTCGCCGCAGCCCGGGGTGGAGCGCGTCATGCTGGACCGGTGGGGCGGCGAAAAGGGCCGCGCGACCAGTATCGTGCGCTATGCCCCTGGAGCCTGTTTTCCTCGCCATGAGCACCCTGGCGGCGAAGAGATCCTGGTGCTGGCCGGCAGCTTCTCGGAAGAGGGTGGACGCTATCCCGCGGGCTGGTACTTGCGTAACCCGCCAGGTTCCAGCCATGCGCCTTACAGCGCCGAGGGCGCCGTCATCTTCGTCAAGCTGCGGCATATGCGCCCGGACGACAGCCGGCGCGTGCGGGTCGATTCCCGCGACGCGGCGGGTTGGCGCGTCGAGGATGGGCGCGCGGCATGCGTGCTGGTTTCGGACCGGGACGAGCAGGTGTCCATGGTGCGCTTGCCGCCTGGCGCGGGTGTGTTCGCGGACGCCGTCGAGGGGGCCGAAATGCTGGTGCTGGAGGGAGGGCTCGCCGAAGGCGCGCGCGAGCATGGCCAGGGAACCTGGATCCGTCTTCCCGCCGGCTGCCACGCGGGTTTCTGCGCGGCCCGCGACGGGGCCCTCGTTTATCTCAGGACAGGGCCGTGGGCGGGGCAGGCCGTGGACCAGGGGCAGGCATGCTGA
- the gcvA gene encoding transcriptional regulator GcvA: protein MKLPAHLNALRAFEASTRHLSFSEAAAELSVTPAAVGQLVRSLETWLGMPLFVRATSGRTRLIPTDAALRALPEIRAGFDRLSAGLERLREDAAGGALTVTVSPAFAAKWLLPRFERFQAAFPDTDVRLETNLKPVDFVAQRVDIGVRYGAGNWPGLTAEKLMDEQMYPVCSPELLRRIRPVRQPGDLERLTLIHDLSMDGHAGFPTWDMWFRAADIAGVATSRGLKINNSAAVLQAAIDGRGVALARSVMAGDDLAAGRLVRLFPDIHFDSELAYYIVYRPDSASLPRLTAFRDWLHEEAAASP, encoded by the coding sequence ATGAAACTGCCAGCCCACCTCAACGCCTTACGTGCCTTCGAGGCCAGCACGCGCCACCTCAGCTTTTCCGAGGCCGCCGCCGAACTCAGCGTCACGCCAGCCGCGGTGGGCCAGCTCGTGCGCAGCCTGGAAACCTGGCTGGGCATGCCGCTGTTCGTGCGCGCCACCAGCGGCCGGACCCGGTTGATTCCGACCGATGCGGCCTTGCGCGCATTGCCCGAAATCAGGGCTGGCTTCGACAGGTTGAGCGCCGGGCTGGAACGTCTCAGGGAAGACGCCGCCGGCGGCGCCCTGACCGTTACCGTCAGTCCGGCTTTCGCGGCCAAGTGGCTATTGCCCAGGTTCGAGCGATTCCAGGCGGCCTTCCCCGACACGGACGTGCGCCTGGAAACCAACCTCAAGCCCGTGGACTTCGTCGCCCAGCGGGTCGACATTGGCGTTCGCTACGGCGCGGGCAACTGGCCCGGGCTGACCGCCGAGAAACTGATGGACGAACAGATGTACCCCGTGTGCTCACCCGAGCTGCTGCGACGCATTCGGCCCGTGCGCCAACCCGGCGACCTCGAGCGCCTCACCCTGATCCACGACCTGTCCATGGACGGCCATGCGGGCTTTCCCACCTGGGACATGTGGTTCCGCGCCGCTGACATCGCCGGCGTGGCCACCTCGCGCGGCCTGAAGATCAACAACTCCGCGGCCGTGCTGCAAGCCGCCATCGACGGCCGCGGCGTTGCGCTGGCGCGCAGCGTCATGGCCGGCGACGATCTCGCCGCCGGCAGGCTCGTGCGGCTGTTCCCGGACATCCATTTCGACTCCGAACTGGCCTACTACATCGTGTACCGACCCGACAGCGCCAGTCTGCCCAGGCTGACCGCATTCCGGGATTGGCTGCACGAGGAAGCTGCGGCCTCGCCCTAG
- a CDS encoding GlxA family transcriptional regulator — protein MSAVRVAVFAFEGASLFHLSVPAMVLSALNGTPSLPRYEVRYFAQSPGRMRSDHGVVIEVSDGLQALRRADIVIVPAWHDPETAAPAEVTDALRKAHKQGKLIVGLCLGAFVLADAGLLDGKAATTHWAAREAFARRFPDVLFRPDVLYVDDGNVVTSAGTVAAIDCCLHLVRQRHGCEAANHMSRLLVTPPHRQGGQAQYIERPVPQLPHDNRLPGVLEWARDHLAEDLSVDALAEVAKMSRRTFTRRFRETTGTTVTKWLNAERVARAQQLLEVTDRSIECIASEVGFGTPLSLRQQFASQLGTSPSSYRRSFCNALRAAA, from the coding sequence ATGTCTGCCGTCCGCGTCGCGGTTTTCGCGTTCGAGGGCGCGAGCCTGTTCCATCTTTCCGTTCCGGCCATGGTGCTGAGCGCGCTCAACGGAACGCCGAGTTTGCCGCGTTATGAGGTCCGCTATTTCGCCCAGTCGCCGGGCCGGATGCGCAGCGATCACGGCGTGGTCATCGAGGTCAGCGATGGCCTGCAGGCACTGAGGCGGGCCGATATCGTCATCGTCCCGGCCTGGCATGACCCGGAAACCGCCGCGCCGGCCGAGGTGACCGATGCCTTGCGCAAAGCCCACAAGCAGGGCAAGCTGATCGTCGGCCTGTGCCTGGGCGCGTTCGTGCTGGCCGACGCGGGGCTGCTCGATGGCAAGGCGGCCACCACCCATTGGGCCGCGCGCGAGGCATTCGCTCGCCGATTTCCTGATGTCTTGTTCCGTCCCGACGTCCTGTATGTGGACGATGGCAATGTCGTGACGTCAGCGGGCACGGTTGCTGCCATCGACTGCTGCCTGCACCTGGTCCGGCAGCGGCACGGCTGCGAGGCGGCGAACCACATGTCCAGACTGCTGGTGACGCCGCCGCACCGGCAGGGCGGGCAGGCGCAGTACATCGAGAGGCCGGTGCCGCAGCTGCCGCACGACAATCGGCTGCCGGGCGTGCTGGAATGGGCGCGCGACCACCTTGCCGAGGACTTGTCGGTCGACGCGCTGGCCGAGGTGGCGAAGATGAGCCGCAGAACCTTTACGCGTAGATTCAGGGAAACCACGGGCACGACCGTCACCAAGTGGCTGAATGCCGAGCGCGTGGCGCGCGCCCAGCAGTTGCTGGAGGTGACCGATCGTTCCATCGAGTGCATCGCCTCGGAGGTCGGGTTCGGTACACCCTTGTCGTTACGCCAGCAGTTCGCGAGCCAGTTGGGCACGTCGCCATCGAGCTATCGCCGCTCGTTCTGCAACGCCTTGCGCGCGGCGGCGTAG
- a CDS encoding MBL fold metallo-hydrolase, whose product MQIKSFTRALALALCFSAATVTAQAQSTTEKQVQLQQIRNATVKITYAGTTFLIDPMLARKGAYPGFENTYRSTLRNPLVDLPLPVQDILADVDAVIVTHTHLDHWDDAAQQLLPKDIPLFVQNQADAVTIRSQGFTNVRVLADQADFGGVTLSRTGGQHGTDDMYARPEVATFLGDIMGVVFQAPDHKTLYLVGDTIWRDEVDQALSRHRPGVVVINAGYAMLSDYDGSIIMGKEDVLRASRSVPGATIVAVHMDAINHMALTRDELKAYVDQHGIEDRVRIPADGATIAF is encoded by the coding sequence ATGCAGATCAAATCGTTCACCCGCGCCCTGGCGCTGGCCCTGTGCTTTTCCGCCGCCACCGTCACGGCGCAAGCGCAATCCACCACCGAGAAACAAGTCCAGCTGCAACAAATCCGCAATGCGACCGTCAAGATCACCTACGCCGGCACCACATTCCTGATCGATCCCATGCTGGCCCGCAAAGGCGCCTATCCCGGCTTCGAGAACACCTACCGCAGCACCTTGCGCAACCCGCTGGTTGACTTGCCCCTCCCCGTCCAGGACATCCTGGCAGACGTCGACGCCGTCATCGTGACCCATACGCACCTGGATCACTGGGACGACGCCGCGCAGCAGTTGCTCCCCAAGGATATCCCGCTGTTCGTCCAGAACCAGGCCGATGCAGTCACCATCCGCTCGCAAGGGTTCACCAATGTCCGCGTCCTGGCCGATCAGGCTGACTTCGGCGGCGTCACTCTCAGCAGGACCGGCGGCCAGCACGGCACCGACGACATGTATGCCCGGCCGGAGGTCGCCACGTTCCTGGGCGACATCATGGGCGTCGTGTTCCAGGCGCCGGACCACAAAACGCTCTACCTGGTGGGCGACACCATCTGGCGCGACGAGGTCGACCAGGCACTGAGCCGGCACCGCCCCGGGGTCGTCGTGATCAATGCCGGATATGCGATGTTGAGCGACTACGATGGATCCATCATCATGGGCAAGGAAGACGTGCTGCGCGCCTCCAGGTCCGTCCCCGGGGCCACGATCGTGGCGGTGCACATGGACGCCATCAACCACATGGCACTGACCCGTGACGAACTGAAGGCATACGTCGACCAGCACGGCATTGAAGACCGTGTGCGCATCCCCGCGGACGGTGCCACGATCGCTTTCTGA